One Aegilops tauschii subsp. strangulata cultivar AL8/78 chromosome 7, Aet v6.0, whole genome shotgun sequence genomic window carries:
- the LOC109770363 gene encoding pollen receptor-like kinase 4 produces the protein MAGAPPLPARLLWIAVCVLLLPTAAHAARQLADSSPSPDAAADALLKLKSGIKDDAGVLRNWSPGTRPCAGAGSSWAGVICHKGEVTGLQLENMALSGTIDLRPLKGLRGLRSVSFMDNQFTGPMPDVNELPGLRAIFLSGNKFSGEIPADAFDGMSSLKKVALSKNNFSGPIPASLAGVPRLMDLLLDDNKFQGKIPDLPQKELKVVNVANNELEGEIPASLKSMGAAMFAGNKKLCGGLLDQKCAAPPTSLTPAPAKTETPPSSPPPAPAKTETPPSSDKGGAQPSTPAVPAAHKTTGPPADKATQDAAPKEPTEGSMSYGFLVAILGVLALLGFALLALQRRRREYDTENFGPSISKKPSMRKINAEPTKGDSGRMAASAGSPTAATASAAGGGTRKAGEQGRLTFVREDRGRLFELQDLLKATAEVLGGNAGSNLGLCYRATLTGGQSIVVKRFKEMNRVGREEFEEHMRRLGRLSHPNLLPLVAYYYRKEEKLLMHDYVQNKSLAHLLHGEGRGVKKAVVHWAARLKIIKGVASALSYMYDELPMLTVPHGHLKSSNILLDERFEPLMTDYALVPVMNQSHAAQLMVAFKSPERKQFGKSSKKSDVWCLGLLILEILTGRPPSYDLKASAAPEQEQQNPNDLAGLVASTPEENWLRKVVDPDLRFDDEADKAEAVKLIKIGLACCDGNAESRSELKDAVKGIEELKAKGRGDREDNSFYSSISDGTERDEDFTNVAIH, from the exons ATGGCCGGAGCGCCACCCCTCCCCGCGCGCCTCTTGTGGATCGCTGTCTGCGTCCTCCtgctcccgaccgccgcccacgCCGCGCGCCAGCTAGCTGACAGCTCCCcgtcgcccgacgccgccgccgacgcGCTCCTCAAGCTGAAGAGCGGCATTAAGGACGACGCCGGCGTGCTGCGCAACTGGTCGCCGGGCACACGCCCCTGCGCCGGCGCCGGCTCCAGCTGGGCGGGCGTCATATGCCACAAGGGCGAAGTGACGGGCCTGCAGCTGGAGAACATGGCTTTGTCCGGCACGATCGACCTGCGCCCGCTCAAGGGCCTCCGCGGCCTCCGCTCGGTTAGCTTCATGGACAATCAGTTCACCGGCCCCATGCCCGACGTGAACGAGCTCCCCGGGCTTCGCGCCATCTTCCTCTCCGGGAACAAGTTCTCCGGCGAGATCCCTGCCGACGCGTTCGACGGGATGAGCTCGCTCAAGAAGGTGGCCCTGTCCAAGAACAATTTCTCCGGCCCAATCCCAGCCTCGCTCGCCGGCGTTCCCAGGCTCATGGACCTGCTGCTGGATGATAACAAGTTCCAGGGCAAAATCCCTGACCTCCCGCAGAAGGAATTAAAGGTCGTCAATGTCGCTAACAATGAGCTGGAGGGGGAGATTCCGGCGAGCCTCAAATCCATGGGCGCCGCCATGTTTGCCG GCAATAAGAAGCTTTGCGGTGGATTACTTGACCAGAAATGCGCGGCCCCGCCGACGTCACTGACTCCGGCGCCGGCTAAAACGGAAACGCCTCCGTCGTCTCCGCCGCCAGCGCCTGCTAAAACGGAAACGCCTCCGTCGTCTGACAAAGGCGGAGCCCAGCCATCGACACCGGCAGTCCCGGCGGCACACAAGACGACGGGCCCGCCGGCAGACAAGGCCACACAAGATGCTGCTCCTAAGGAGCCCACCGAGGGCTCTATGTCCTACGGCTTCCTGGTGGCAATCCTCGGCGTGCTGGCCCTCTTGGGCTTCGCGCTCTTGGCGCTTCAGAGGCGGCGGCGAGAGTACGACACCGAGAATTTCGGCCCGTCAATCTCGAAGAAGCCCTCGATGAGGAAGATCAACGCAGAGCCAACGAAGGGCGACTCGGGGCGCATGGCCGCATCGGCAGGCTCCCCTACCGCCGCAACTGCTTCGGCAGCCGGAGGTGGCACGCGTAAGGCGGGGGAGCAGGGGCGGCTGACGTTCGTGCGCGAGGACCGGGGCAGGTTATTCGAGCTGCAGGACCTGCTCAAGGCGACGGCGGAGGTGCTGGGCGGCAACGCCGGCTCCAACCTCGGCCTGTGCTACCGCGCGACCCTGACCGGCGGGCAGTCCATCGTGGTGAAGCGGTTCAAGGAGATGAACCGCGTGGGCAGGGAGGAGTTCGAGGAGCACATGCGGCGGCTGGGGCGGCTCTCCCACCCCAACCTCCTCCCGCTCGTCGCCTACTACTACCGCAAGGAGGAGAAGCTCCTGATGCACGACTACGTCCAGAACAAGAGCCTCGCCCACCTCCTCCACGGCGAGGGGCGCGGGGTGAAGAAGGCGGTGGTGCACTGGGCGGCGCGGCTCAAGATCATCAAGGGCGTGGCGAGCGCGCTGAGCTACATGTACGACGAGCTGCCGATGCTGACGGTGCCGCACGGCCACCTCAAGTCCTCCAACATCCTGCTGGACGAGCGCTTCGAGCCGCTGATGACCGACTACGCGCTGGTGCCGGTGATGAACCAGTCCCACGCCGCGCAGCTCATGGTGGCCTTCAAGTCGCCCGAGCGGAAGCAGTTCGGCAAGTCGTCCAAGAAGAGCGACGTCTGGTGCCTCGGGCTCCTCATCCTCGAGATCCTCACGGGGCGGCCGCCGTCGTACGACCTGAAGGCGTCGGCGGCGCCGGAGCAGGAGCAGCAGAACCCGAACGACCTCGCCGGCCTCGTGGCGTCGACGCCGGAGGAGAACTGGCTGCGGAAGGTGGTGGACCCGGACCTCAGGTTCGACGACGAggcggacaaggcggaggcggtgAAGCTGATCAAGATCGGCTTGGCGTGCTGCGACGGCAACGCGGAGAGCCGGTCGGAGCTCAAGGACGCGGTGAAGGGGATCGAGGAGCTCAAGGCCAAAGGACGCGGCGACAGGGAGGACAACTCCTTCTACTCGTCGATAAGCGACGGCACCGAGCGCGACGAGGACTTCACCAACGTCGCCATCCACTGA